The nucleotide sequence AAAAGGGAAGGATACGTTTTCACAACGCATTATGTCAAACATGCAGAGAtaaagcataggaaaaaaaacctgGAGGGGACAGACCAAGATTTGAAATGTAATGGACTCTAGAAGCTCAAAGTACGAGagatctttattttctgtttctgatagGACCGGCGCAACAGattgaagtgttttaaaaatgatcGCACGATCAACACTGACTTTATTGTAAAGCATAGAAGTACACGACACCGTGCCCGCCTGGAAAGCCCAGGAAGTGTGTGTGGTTTGCAAAGCCCCGGCCACCTGCTCGGCGGTGAGTCACGGGCGCAGGCTCGCACCTGCCTCCGCGCCGCCGACCGGCTGCTGCGCGGCTCCCAGCGCGATGTCCGAGGCGGGGGCGGCCCCCGCGCCAGGCCCCGCGCCGCGGGCCGCGGGCCGCCGGGAACGCCTGCTCTCGGTAATTCCTGGAATCGGGGGCATTCCCTTTCTAAAGTTTGGGCGGTCGGgcttttcctttctccacttGGGAACAAACCAGAAGCCGGGCTTTCGGGTCAGCGCGCCGCCCCCGGCCGGGGGGCATCTCGGGGCCGCAACGCGGCCAGCGGTCGAGGTGGCCGGGGGGCGGCGAGCGCTCTCTCGGGAGAGGCCGGCGAGGACGGGTCTGGCCACGCGGGCGCGCAGGGACGCGCGTCCTCCGTCGGGACAAAGGGTCGGGAACTTGCGCCCGGCCTGTCCCGGAAAATCCGGGCTGCGGTCGCCATGGCTACGGAGCCGGGCTCCAGGCGgcggcccccagcccagcccagcccgcgAGGGGGcgctgggagggggcgggggcgggggcgggggcgggggcgggggcgggggcgggggggacgagcccgcccgccccgccccgccccgccccgccctccggcCGCGGCCGCCGGCCCCAGCCCGTGACTGACCCTCGGCAGCTCCTGTAGTCACGTGGCGCTGGGAACCGGCGGGGGGGCTGGGCCCGGGCCTGGCAGTTGTGAACTCGAACCTGCCGCTGTcgccgcgcggggcggggagcgcggccGCCGGCGCCGGCGTTCCGGCCTCATGGACGCGCGACGCGCCTCCGCGCACCCCGCCGGAGAGGTTCGTCCCGGGCAGGGCGCGGGGTTCCACGCGGGCCCGAGGCGGGCGGCCCTACCTGCCGGGCGCGTGACCGTGTGCGCTGTGTGGGGGGGACGGTGGCGGACCGAGTGGGGGGGCGAGCCCGCGCACCTGCGCACAGGCTCCGCGAGGTGCGCTCTGCGTGGGGACCCGAGCGGGCCCACTGGGGGCGCGCGGAGCCGGGTGTCCGCGACGTGAACGGGGGACACGCGCGAAAACAAAAGGGGGGTGTGGGGTCGCCGGGACCCTCTGCCATCCAGAGGGCACAAGGGGATTGTGACCGAGACCTGGCCACACTCGCTCGCCCTGCGCAGCCCCTTGGGAACCGGGCCTGGAATTCCTgttgggaggagggtgggggaaggggagccaGCAGGGATTCCAGAGTTTCTGCCATCCGCCGGCCTTTGGCCATCAGCATGGAGAATTCGTGCTGTGACCTTACCGTGGAGGAGATGACCCCCAAGCGCTGTCGTGTACTTCCTTGGCGAAGGGggcaatattcatttattaatccaGTATCCATTAAGGTTACTCGGCCGCTCGGGGTGTGGGgcttgggtgggggagggggctgtggctGGCGAGGACACAAAGATGACTGCCCTAGAGGAGCTCAGAGCCTCATGCAtgttttctctcccctccccgcaGGTAAGGCTGGCCTCTCTGCACTCAGAGGTCTGAGCTCTGCCATGGGGGTAGGGGTGTCTTTACTGCTGCAGTTTTCTCTGACATCTGGGGGCCACCAGAGTGTGGGCCGAAGCAAGCGCTACAGCCGCAGAAGTATCCCCAGGAGGAGCTGGAAAAAACCTCATCTCCAGCTCCACGGTCTCCAGGGTAGAGTCTGACCTTCTTTGTTGGGTTCCCAAATCATTCCACAGCCCCAGTGCTCAGATCTCATCCTGGAGGAAGGGAgtcacctgggggtggggaggagggaaggatcACTTTCCCAAACCAGTGGTCTTCTCTGTGCTCATTCTGGTCATGGAGAAGGAGGCATGTCTGAGCTGCTCAAGAGGAGTTCGGCTCTAGGGAATTTAGGAGGATGTGCCTGGAGCTTGCAAGCCGGCAGTGAAGGTCCATTAGGAAGCTAATGACCACCTACTCCTCAGGGCCTTCAGGAAGCTCGCCTCGAGGAATCTCGGCTCCCTGGCACTGTGGAAGAGTGGAATGTAGGACAGCCCCTCCTGGGGTTGGCAGGGGACAAGGATTACAGTCttgtctttcttccccttcttttgcCCCAATAGTAATCCCTACCACCCCGAGGGAGGCAGACTGTGGGTGTTCCTTGGACTTGGGAGAGCTTTCCTTCCTGCAGTGTCCTAATCATGTGTGTGTGGGTAgaggagggcaggcaggcagtGTGGGCACAGTCTGGACAGGCAGTGGCCCGGCGTTATGCAGTGCTGCAAGTAGCATCTAGCACTCCCTTCCTGTTTCCCAGAAGCGCTGTTGTCTCTTGCTCTCCAGGCTTCTACCCTGACAGACTGAGGTTAGGGAGGCCAAAATGCTCCCTGTGGTGTGATTAGAGCCCAGGAGAGGGTAAATAGGATAAAGGCTGTAGGAGCTTCTTTCTGTGGGAACTTTACAAACCCAGGTGTTTTAAAGGAAAGAACACTGGCCTGGGACTTAGAAGACCTGTCACCTGGTCTTGGTTCTGCTGTTGGTTTACTGTGGCCCCTTGGGCGAGTCCCCTGTCCTTTTTTATGCCTCAAAATTGCTTCGTCTGTCAAACAGGGAGCTTCATGTTCACTTCTCCAGTCTCTGTGTTTTGTGAAGCTCAAATGTAGCAGCAGGAAATAGTAGAAACGAGCAGAGGGCAGCAGGGAAGCACTTGTAAAAAGCATAGAGCACCATAGGGAGAGGTGACTACATTTTCCAGTGAGTCCTAAGGCAGGAATGTTTGCTCAGCCAACGCTGGAGTGTTTACTTCATGCCAGACACGGGGTGACTGGCATGAGGGGGGATTCCAAGAAGTGTCAGAGTTCCTTCGTTCTGGTAGTTTCCAGGGCCAGTTAAATACTTAGGAcaaatacactcaaaatggtaTCTAGAAGTGCAAGATTGAAATAATGTAGAACatacaaggaaatagaaaaatagtccAGATTCAAGGGCTCTAGGAGTTCAGAGGGACGAGCTCCTCGAGGGCCTGGGGTCGGCCAGGGAGGAACTGGGGCAGGATAAATTGATCTCCAGAGTGACACTGCTCTTCCACCCTCAGCAGAGGAAGAACCCATGCTGGAACGGCGCTGCAGGGGCCCCTTGGCCATGGGCCCGGCTCAGCCCAAGGTCTCTGGGCCCTCCCAGAAGTTGCCCCAGACCATGGAGAAGGAGCCCCACGGGCTGAGGTTACAAGGCACTTCCGAGGCCCAGTTGGGCAACCAAGCCCCCAGTAAGGCCCATCGATGTGCCCACTGTAGAAGGCACTTCCCAGGCTGGGTGGCCCTGTGGCTTCACACCCGCCACTGCCAAGCCCGGTTGCCCCTGCCCTGTCCTGAATGCGGCCGTCGTTTTCGACACCCTCCCTTCTTGGCACTACACTGCCAGGTCCATGCCGCTGCCACTCCAGATCTGGGCTTTGCCTGCCACCTCTGCAGGCAGAGCTTCAGAGGCTGGGTGGCCCTGGTTCTGCATCTCCGGGCTCACTCAGCCGCAAAGCGGCCCATTGCCTGTCCTGAATGTGAAAGACGTTTCTGGCGACGAAAGCAGCTTCGGGCTCATGTGCGGAGGTGCCACCCCCCAGCCCCGGAGGCCCGGCCCTTCATATGTGGCAACTGTGGCCGGAGCTTTGCCCAGTGGGACCAGTTAGTTGCTCACAAGCGGGTTCATGTAGCTGaggccctggaggaggcagcagccAAGGCTCTCGGGCCTCGGCCTAGGGGCCGCCCTGCGGTGACGGCGCCCCGGCCTGGCGGAGACGCTGTTGATCGCCCATTCCAGTGTGCCTGCTGTGGCAAGCGCTTTCGGCACAAGCCCAACCTGATCGCCCACCGCCGTGTGCACACGGGCGAGCGGCCCCACCAGTGCCCTGAATGCGGGAAGCGCTTCACCAATAAGCCCTACCTAACCTCACATCGGCGCATCCACACCGGGGAGAAGCCCTACCCGTGCACCGAGTGTGGGCGCCGCTTCCGCCACAAGCCCAACCTCCTGTCTCACAGCAAGATCCACAAGCGCTCAGAAGGGTCGGCACAGGGCGCCCCGGGCTCAGGGAGTCCTCAGCTTCCAGCTGGCCCCTTGGAGGCCTCGTCGGAGCTCGCTGCAGACGCCCAGCTGAGACCCAGCCAGGAGCGAGCACCGGAGCCTCCGCTGGAGGCCCCTGGGGCGCCCCTGCAGGACCCGGCGGCTGCGCCCCCATCCCTGTTCACCTGCGATGACTGTGGCCGGAGCTTCCGGCTCGAGCGCTTCCTGCGGGCCCACCAGCGGCAGCACACTGGGGAGCGGCCCTTCACCTGCGCGGAGTGCGGGAAGAACTTCGGTAAGAAGACCCACCTGGTGGCGCATTCCCGGGTGCACTCGGGCGAGCGGCCGTTTGCCTGTGAGGAGTGCGGGCGCCGCTTCTCCCAGGGCAGCCACCTGGCCGCCCACCGGCGCGACCATGCCCCTGAGCGGCCCTTCGTCTGCCCGGACTGTGGCAAGGCTTTCCGCCACAAGCCCTACCTGGCGGCCCATCGACGCATCCACACCGGCGAGAAGCCCTACGTCTGCCCAGACTGCGGCAAAGCATTCAGCCAGAAGTCCAACCTGGTGTCCCATCGGCGCATCCACACAGGCGAGCGCCCCTATGCATGCCCCGACTGCGACCGGAGCTTCAGCCAGAAGTCCAATCTCATCACCCACCGTAAGAGCCACATCCGGGACGGCGCCTTCTGCTGTGCCATCTGTGGCCAGACCTTTGACGACGAGGAGAAGCTCCTGGCCCATCAGAAGAAGCATGATGTCTgagagggcaggggctgcagagACCAAGGGAAGGGGGTGGCCTGAGCGTCATTTACAGGCGTGTTGCTGTGGGCCTGTGCTTGGGGGTACCTGTGTTGCTGCTGCTTTAGGAAAGGGGTGGGAGAGCAGCCAGTGAGCTGGGCCCTGTTAAGGAGGGAGGTCTAGTCCCCAGCGGCCAGGGAAGCCTCACTCAGTGCAGGGGGGCTCAGGCCTCCAGCCGGTGTTTGCTAAGGTTCTGCCCTGACCATCCTGTGCCCTGGAAAAGTAGCAATAGCAGCTCTACCTACCCCTTAGAGCCCTCCAGCTGGAGGGGCCACCAGGGGACAGGAAGTCCCTTCCCCTCTGGTGTTGACGCCTTAATGTCCTTGTCTTTTATCATGAGTTCCTTCAGGTCGTTTTTTGGAAGTAGGTGTGGTACAGTCTTAGTAAATGAGCACTTGGGAGGAAAAGTGGACCAGCTGGATACACCTGGGAGAACCTGCTGGCCTTGTTAGACAGTTCCTGGGCCTTTTCCAGCACAGAGGTGAGGCTGCACTGCTCGAACCTGTCCCACTCCgtccccttctgcccctgcccctgcataGGCACCTGGACTCAGACCCATCTACTGTTAGCGCTCAGCTCCACTCCACCTCCCCAAGATCAGTGCACCACCTTCCCGGTGCTTAGAGCATCCCCTGGCTGTCAACAGCTCTGTGTCCAGGCTTTTGTCTGAACACCCCAACCTTCCACTCGTTCCAGAACTCAACGTGGTGGGAAGGACTGCCCCAGTGATAATGGAGGGTCGGCTGACAGCATGAAAGGGACAAGTTTCCTTTTCAACATTTCTAGGTTATGGATGcccagcctcccccacctccGTCCACCTCCACGCTTAGTTGACAGGGAGTCCCCACCTCCTGAGGCCCTGGTTCTATTGTAGGATAATTCTAATTGTTAGAAATTCTTCCTCATAATGAATGGAATCTGCTTTCCTGTAATTTCTACCTATTGGGCCTCGTTCTGTTCTCTGGAATGAAACAGAACAACCACTTACCCTCCTTTTCAAACTAGAGAATAAAGATTTGGTTTTAGAGCTGGTGGCTGTGTGTTCCTTTCTCCCGAAAAGCCTTGTAATTTGAAAGAGGGGAAGCATGCTGCTCTGGGctttggttggggggggggggggggagtgaggtgggggatgggtgttGCTAACGGGATAAGTGCCTCCACTCTGAGTTCCTTTGCACCTTACCTCCAATGCTTCTCCAAAGGAGGCCAGGCACACCCTGCAGATGGGGCTGGTTCTGCAGGGACTTGGCTTTCTGTGGGGTCAAGTTAGACTTGGCAGGGGCCAGTTATCGGAAGAGTTCTGCTCTGAACCTTCTGCAGTGCCTTCCTGCCTGGCCTGCTGCAGTTCCCCACATATGTGGCTACAGATGCTTCCCTGCACTGGTTGTTTCATACAAATTTGAGTgcttatttttgacaaatatcaGTAGGCCCTTTTCGTGCCAGTTTTAGTAATTTCTGCACAGATCCCGGCACCTAGCACACAGCGCATAAAAACCACAATTTCTGTGAGTGGCATTTTGCAAAGAAGTTCACCTAAATTATCCCACATAATCCTCGTATGGTAGGTACTCTTTTTAGAGATGAAAacatttgctcaaggtcatgtgaCTGGCAATCACCAGAGGCGATCGAAAACCCAGGTCTATCTGACTCCCGTAACCTGTGCTCCTGACCACTGCCACAAGTTTATTGGGTGAATGGCGTGTGCTGCTGCTTTGGCAAAGATAATTATTAAATGCCAACTATGCTTATGCTTGATGTGATGGTGACTAGGGGTTTGCCAAGATAAGACTTTGTCCTTACCTCTAAGAGGCCTAAGTCTGGAGAGGAACTGTGTGTGTACAGCtaatgagcagagggagatggatggGGCTGAGTGGGACTCTGTGTAGGATGGAAACAGATGGCTTCCAAATTTCATATTGGTTAAAGCCACTCCATGACTTCATGGAGCCACTTAAAAACCTGTATAGTTAATGGCGAATTATCTTTCAGAGACTGGAAGCATTGCCTCAAGAATGCCACACATCAATATATCTCTTTAAGGGACCCCAGGGCTTCAAGGGAAAAGGAGCAATGCTTTTTGGGGGCTAGAGGGCAGGAAAGTAGGTCAACGTCTAGGGttgagggcagggagcaggacaCAGGTCCTCAGGTATCTAAGGTTCATAATTGGGGGGTTGGGGAAAAAGATGAGGGCGGGAATCTGACCAGGGCTCCTGACTTTGAAAGATCACTTTTAGAGGAACTGCTCGGGTGTGGGGAAGCCAGCATTGGGTGTCCACTAGTGCTGCACTGCACCTGTTTTGGGGTAGAAATGGTTTGGAGAAGTCCAAAGTTCTGGGAAAGCCACAGAAGTGACTTTGAGGGGGCTGGTAATGCTGGGACGGAGTGATCTTATCCATGGGTCCTTCCTGGGTCCCTTGGAGGACCTGGTGGTTCCCATGTCCTTGCTCAGCATGGCACATGCTGACAGCAGTCTTGAAGGAGGAACTCCACTAGGAGGGGATCATAGTTCTGAGGCAACCCGTTTCCCCCTCTTTTCTTCTACaattacaaaaatactaaattatcTTGTCAAAATTTAATAATGCAGATATATAGTTTTTAAACGTGCAAGTCTTTCATTCCACCAattctgtcctcttttttttttttttttttttttgaagattttatttattcatgagagagagagagaggccgagacacaggcagagggagaagaggctccatgccaGAGGAGTgtgacatgggacccaatcccgggtctccaggatcacgccctgggctgaaggtggcgctaaactgctgagccaccccggctgccctctcttttttctcaatGTAAATAGGATCCCAATGTGCTTCATTCTTTCTATCCTTGAAATACCTTTGGTCAGGAAATGTCAATCTGGGGGAAGTCTTTCACTCTTTAGAGGAGGAAACATGCCCAGAGAGAAGTGGTTTTCTCACTCATAATCAGTGGCAGATCTGGAACTAGAATACTGGAATTCCACAAGCCTTTGGGAAAAACCTCCAGTAGGTGCTCTAAAAGATACAGATGAACAGGATTCTTTAAAAAGCTGACAGCCTAGTGGTGTCTGGCCTCTGTGTGGGGTTTTACACTGTACAAATGCTTCTATAGACCATAGAACCAGTTTGGGTCCTGCAAAAATCCAGAAAAGTAAGTATGTAACTAGGAAATTACTAACTTTTTTATAGATAAGTCAAAGTCCAGAGACAGAAAAGTATCTTTTGTAATAGCTGCAAAGAAGTTAGTGGCAAAACCAATAAATCTCAGTCCAACGGTATCTATTGTTGTGAGGCCAAACAATAGCTGGGCTCAACGCAAATGCTTAGTAGGCGCCTACTGATTAATTAGAATGAGGTCCACCAGCATGAGGGTAGGTTTGTAGGAAGTCTCAGAGAGGCCAGCTTCTGTTTTTATCCACCTTGCGTCCCAAAGGCAGTTTCGAAGCAGCTCCAGAGAGAATCCTGCCAGTGGGAGTTGACCTAGCTGGCTTGAGGTAGCAGTGT is from Canis lupus dingo isolate Sandy chromosome 16, ASM325472v2, whole genome shotgun sequence and encodes:
- the REPIN1 gene encoding replication initiator 1 isoform X3, with product MDARRASAHPAGEFSLTSGGHQSVGRSKRYSRRSIPRRSWKKPHLQLHGLQAEEEPMLERRCRGPLAMGPAQPKVSGPSQKLPQTMEKEPHGLRLQGTSEAQLGNQAPSKAHRCAHCRRHFPGWVALWLHTRHCQARLPLPCPECGRRFRHPPFLALHCQVHAAATPDLGFACHLCRQSFRGWVALVLHLRAHSAAKRPIACPECERRFWRRKQLRAHVRRCHPPAPEARPFICGNCGRSFAQWDQLVAHKRVHVAEALEEAAAKALGPRPRGRPAVTAPRPGGDAVDRPFQCACCGKRFRHKPNLIAHRRVHTGERPHQCPECGKRFTNKPYLTSHRRIHTGEKPYPCTECGRRFRHKPNLLSHSKIHKRSEGSAQGAPGSGSPQLPAGPLEASSELAADAQLRPSQERAPEPPLEAPGAPLQDPAAAPPSLFTCDDCGRSFRLERFLRAHQRQHTGERPFTCAECGKNFGKKTHLVAHSRVHSGERPFACEECGRRFSQGSHLAAHRRDHAPERPFVCPDCGKAFRHKPYLAAHRRIHTGEKPYVCPDCGKAFSQKSNLVSHRRIHTGERPYACPDCDRSFSQKSNLITHRKSHIRDGAFCCAICGQTFDDEEKLLAHQKKHDV
- the REPIN1 gene encoding replication initiator 1 isoform X1, yielding MSEAGAAPAPGPAPRAAGRRERLLSFSLTSGGHQSVGRSKRYSRRSIPRRSWKKPHLQLHGLQAEEEPMLERRCRGPLAMGPAQPKVSGPSQKLPQTMEKEPHGLRLQGTSEAQLGNQAPSKAHRCAHCRRHFPGWVALWLHTRHCQARLPLPCPECGRRFRHPPFLALHCQVHAAATPDLGFACHLCRQSFRGWVALVLHLRAHSAAKRPIACPECERRFWRRKQLRAHVRRCHPPAPEARPFICGNCGRSFAQWDQLVAHKRVHVAEALEEAAAKALGPRPRGRPAVTAPRPGGDAVDRPFQCACCGKRFRHKPNLIAHRRVHTGERPHQCPECGKRFTNKPYLTSHRRIHTGEKPYPCTECGRRFRHKPNLLSHSKIHKRSEGSAQGAPGSGSPQLPAGPLEASSELAADAQLRPSQERAPEPPLEAPGAPLQDPAAAPPSLFTCDDCGRSFRLERFLRAHQRQHTGERPFTCAECGKNFGKKTHLVAHSRVHSGERPFACEECGRRFSQGSHLAAHRRDHAPERPFVCPDCGKAFRHKPYLAAHRRIHTGEKPYVCPDCGKAFSQKSNLVSHRRIHTGERPYACPDCDRSFSQKSNLITHRKSHIRDGAFCCAICGQTFDDEEKLLAHQKKHDV
- the REPIN1 gene encoding replication initiator 1 isoform X5, coding for MGVGVSLLLQFSLTSGGHQSVGRSKRYSRRSIPRRSWKKPHLQLHGLQAEEEPMLERRCRGPLAMGPAQPKVSGPSQKLPQTMEKEPHGLRLQGTSEAQLGNQAPSKAHRCAHCRRHFPGWVALWLHTRHCQARLPLPCPECGRRFRHPPFLALHCQVHAAATPDLGFACHLCRQSFRGWVALVLHLRAHSAAKRPIACPECERRFWRRKQLRAHVRRCHPPAPEARPFICGNCGRSFAQWDQLVAHKRVHVAEALEEAAAKALGPRPRGRPAVTAPRPGGDAVDRPFQCACCGKRFRHKPNLIAHRRVHTGERPHQCPECGKRFTNKPYLTSHRRIHTGEKPYPCTECGRRFRHKPNLLSHSKIHKRSEGSAQGAPGSGSPQLPAGPLEASSELAADAQLRPSQERAPEPPLEAPGAPLQDPAAAPPSLFTCDDCGRSFRLERFLRAHQRQHTGERPFTCAECGKNFGKKTHLVAHSRVHSGERPFACEECGRRFSQGSHLAAHRRDHAPERPFVCPDCGKAFRHKPYLAAHRRIHTGEKPYVCPDCGKAFSQKSNLVSHRRIHTGERPYACPDCDRSFSQKSNLITHRKSHIRDGAFCCAICGQTFDDEEKLLAHQKKHDV
- the REPIN1 gene encoding replication initiator 1 isoform X6; protein product: MGVGVSLLLQFSLTSGGHQSVGRSKRYSRRSIPRRSWKKPHLQLHGLQEEEPMLERRCRGPLAMGPAQPKVSGPSQKLPQTMEKEPHGLRLQGTSEAQLGNQAPSKAHRCAHCRRHFPGWVALWLHTRHCQARLPLPCPECGRRFRHPPFLALHCQVHAAATPDLGFACHLCRQSFRGWVALVLHLRAHSAAKRPIACPECERRFWRRKQLRAHVRRCHPPAPEARPFICGNCGRSFAQWDQLVAHKRVHVAEALEEAAAKALGPRPRGRPAVTAPRPGGDAVDRPFQCACCGKRFRHKPNLIAHRRVHTGERPHQCPECGKRFTNKPYLTSHRRIHTGEKPYPCTECGRRFRHKPNLLSHSKIHKRSEGSAQGAPGSGSPQLPAGPLEASSELAADAQLRPSQERAPEPPLEAPGAPLQDPAAAPPSLFTCDDCGRSFRLERFLRAHQRQHTGERPFTCAECGKNFGKKTHLVAHSRVHSGERPFACEECGRRFSQGSHLAAHRRDHAPERPFVCPDCGKAFRHKPYLAAHRRIHTGEKPYVCPDCGKAFSQKSNLVSHRRIHTGERPYACPDCDRSFSQKSNLITHRKSHIRDGAFCCAICGQTFDDEEKLLAHQKKHDV
- the REPIN1 gene encoding replication initiator 1 isoform X4; translated protein: MDARRASAHPAGEFSLTSGGHQSVGRSKRYSRRSIPRRSWKKPHLQLHGLQEEEPMLERRCRGPLAMGPAQPKVSGPSQKLPQTMEKEPHGLRLQGTSEAQLGNQAPSKAHRCAHCRRHFPGWVALWLHTRHCQARLPLPCPECGRRFRHPPFLALHCQVHAAATPDLGFACHLCRQSFRGWVALVLHLRAHSAAKRPIACPECERRFWRRKQLRAHVRRCHPPAPEARPFICGNCGRSFAQWDQLVAHKRVHVAEALEEAAAKALGPRPRGRPAVTAPRPGGDAVDRPFQCACCGKRFRHKPNLIAHRRVHTGERPHQCPECGKRFTNKPYLTSHRRIHTGEKPYPCTECGRRFRHKPNLLSHSKIHKRSEGSAQGAPGSGSPQLPAGPLEASSELAADAQLRPSQERAPEPPLEAPGAPLQDPAAAPPSLFTCDDCGRSFRLERFLRAHQRQHTGERPFTCAECGKNFGKKTHLVAHSRVHSGERPFACEECGRRFSQGSHLAAHRRDHAPERPFVCPDCGKAFRHKPYLAAHRRIHTGEKPYVCPDCGKAFSQKSNLVSHRRIHTGERPYACPDCDRSFSQKSNLITHRKSHIRDGAFCCAICGQTFDDEEKLLAHQKKHDV
- the REPIN1 gene encoding replication initiator 1 isoform X7, which encodes MLERRCRGPLAMGPAQPKVSGPSQKLPQTMEKEPHGLRLQGTSEAQLGNQAPSKAHRCAHCRRHFPGWVALWLHTRHCQARLPLPCPECGRRFRHPPFLALHCQVHAAATPDLGFACHLCRQSFRGWVALVLHLRAHSAAKRPIACPECERRFWRRKQLRAHVRRCHPPAPEARPFICGNCGRSFAQWDQLVAHKRVHVAEALEEAAAKALGPRPRGRPAVTAPRPGGDAVDRPFQCACCGKRFRHKPNLIAHRRVHTGERPHQCPECGKRFTNKPYLTSHRRIHTGEKPYPCTECGRRFRHKPNLLSHSKIHKRSEGSAQGAPGSGSPQLPAGPLEASSELAADAQLRPSQERAPEPPLEAPGAPLQDPAAAPPSLFTCDDCGRSFRLERFLRAHQRQHTGERPFTCAECGKNFGKKTHLVAHSRVHSGERPFACEECGRRFSQGSHLAAHRRDHAPERPFVCPDCGKAFRHKPYLAAHRRIHTGEKPYVCPDCGKAFSQKSNLVSHRRIHTGERPYACPDCDRSFSQKSNLITHRKSHIRDGAFCCAICGQTFDDEEKLLAHQKKHDV
- the REPIN1 gene encoding replication initiator 1 isoform X2; this translates as MSEAGAAPAPGPAPRAAGRRERLLSFSLTSGGHQSVGRSKRYSRRSIPRRSWKKPHLQLHGLQEEEPMLERRCRGPLAMGPAQPKVSGPSQKLPQTMEKEPHGLRLQGTSEAQLGNQAPSKAHRCAHCRRHFPGWVALWLHTRHCQARLPLPCPECGRRFRHPPFLALHCQVHAAATPDLGFACHLCRQSFRGWVALVLHLRAHSAAKRPIACPECERRFWRRKQLRAHVRRCHPPAPEARPFICGNCGRSFAQWDQLVAHKRVHVAEALEEAAAKALGPRPRGRPAVTAPRPGGDAVDRPFQCACCGKRFRHKPNLIAHRRVHTGERPHQCPECGKRFTNKPYLTSHRRIHTGEKPYPCTECGRRFRHKPNLLSHSKIHKRSEGSAQGAPGSGSPQLPAGPLEASSELAADAQLRPSQERAPEPPLEAPGAPLQDPAAAPPSLFTCDDCGRSFRLERFLRAHQRQHTGERPFTCAECGKNFGKKTHLVAHSRVHSGERPFACEECGRRFSQGSHLAAHRRDHAPERPFVCPDCGKAFRHKPYLAAHRRIHTGEKPYVCPDCGKAFSQKSNLVSHRRIHTGERPYACPDCDRSFSQKSNLITHRKSHIRDGAFCCAICGQTFDDEEKLLAHQKKHDV